One Elaeis guineensis isolate ETL-2024a chromosome 10, EG11, whole genome shotgun sequence genomic window carries:
- the LOC105052927 gene encoding LOW QUALITY PROTEIN: F-box protein At5g07610 (The sequence of the model RefSeq protein was modified relative to this genomic sequence to represent the inferred CDS: inserted 1 base in 1 codon; deleted 1 base in 1 codon), which translates to MSLQPPFLGEVVEFPLIFRFTTINSEAEEKERANKKHSELRERERREISPCSSPSAMALKSDLIAFEILPRLPAKSVVRFKSVCKQWLALASDPVFVAVHTRCNPLTVSGLLVQEDFQGPLFSFSVDGGASAVLPDPSLSSLDHRFGQGGRFHVVQSCNGLLLCTKPWQLLCKTYILLNPTTMQYRQIPDPPIGSYPCKYQFMLAFDPSTSLQYRIACLSSNAVLSSSGPTAHIEIYSSVTSAWELSRETVPGGSISRKGVYWNGALHWITEDALLVSFDVEQQVVQTTWLPSLGRXRDAAYFGESRGHLHLIETVDDDDSGDVDWLHFQVFEMGKDNPSWSLLYDVDLNAVGDVYAHIYPVPRFENRLGILPDWSFLAVPVFFARGGRGEDDKVYLVNPEKILCYNLADRTSRTMFAMNSRIRLHPTWSWSFKTIECFSFAHCLVSP; encoded by the exons ATGAGCCTGCAACCGCCATTTCTTGGGGAAGTAGTAGAATTCCCTCTTATTTTTCGTTTCACCACTATAAATAGCGAggcagaggagaaagagagggcaAACAAGAAGCATTCAgagctcagagagagagagagg agagagatatcGCCCTGTTCCTCTCCATCAGCCATGGCCCTCAAAAGCGATCTGATCGCTTTCGAGATCCTCCCCAGGCTGCCGGCGAAGTCCGTCGTCCGATTCAAGAGCGTCTGCAAGCAATGGCTCGCCCTGGCCTCCGATCCCGTCTTCGTCGCCGTCCACACCCGCTGCAACCCCCTCACCGTCTCCGGCCTCCTCGTCCAAGAGGACTTTCAGGgccccctcttctccttctcagtCGACGGCGGTGCCTCCGCAGTCCTTCCCGACCCCTCACTCTCCTCCCTCGACCACCGATTCGGTCAGGGCGGTCGCTTCCACGTCGTGCAGTCCTGCAACGGCCTGCTCCTCTGCACAAAACCCTGGCAGTTGCTGTGCAAGACCTACATCCTCCTCAATCCAACCACCATGCAGTACAGGCAAATCCCCGACCCCCCTATTGGCTCCTATCCATGTAAATACCAGTTCATGCTTGCTTTCGATCCTTCCACATCCCTGCAGTATCGAATTGCCTGCCTCAGCTCCAACGCCGTGCTCTCTTCGTCCGGTCCCACAGCTCACATCGAGATATACTCGTCGGTTACCAGCGCATGGGAGCTCTCAAGGGAGACTGTGCCGGGCGGTAGCATTTCACGGAAAGGTGTTTACTGGAATGGCGCACTGCACTGGATCACTGAAGATGCTTTGCTTGTCTCCTTTGATGTGGAGCAGCAGGTGGTGCAGACCACCTGGTTGCCGTCACTGGGTC CGCGGGACGCGGCTTATTTCGGAGAGTCTCGCGGCCACCTGCACTTGATTGAGACTGTAGATGACGATGATAGCGGTGATGTGGACTGGCTGCATTTCCAAGTTTTTGAGATGGGAAAAGACAATCCGAGCTGGTCTTTATTATACGATGTTGATCTCAATGCAGTGGGGGATGTATATGCTCATATTTACCCCGTGCCCCGTTTTGAGAATCGTCTTGGGATTTTACCTGACTGGAGCTTCCTTGCAGTTCCTGTCTTTTTTGCTCGAGGAGGAAGAGGGGAAGATGACAAGGTGTATTTGGTCAATCCCGAGAAAATTTTATGTTATAACCTTGCAGATAGGACCAGCCGCACAATGTTTGCTATGAATTCACGCATCAGACTACATCCGACCTGGTCCTGGTCCTTCAAGACAATCGAGTGCTTCTCATTCGCTCACTGTCTCGTCTCTCCATGA
- the LOC105053296 gene encoding LOW QUALITY PROTEIN: F-box protein At5g07610 (The sequence of the model RefSeq protein was modified relative to this genomic sequence to represent the inferred CDS: substituted 1 base at 1 genomic stop codon), with protein MSLQAPFLGVAAELLLILRFIATNSEAKEKQRAKKHSDLREGERRRPLPHPAAMAPKSDLIAFEILPRLPAKSVIPFKSVCKQWLALASDPFFLAVRTRCNTLTVSGLLIQDTVEGHLSSFSVDGGASPVLPDPSLSSPDHRFAAARGFLVLQSCNGLLLCRSRWQLPSSSQFLLNPTTMQYRQIPNPPTDHYPFKHGFLLAFDPLTSFQNRIACLCSNSTSTPFHPTAPLFHVEMYSSDTGAWELSRRTVPGGRIIKKGVYWNGALNWITENAFLVSFDVEQQVVETTWLPXREYRGVMLHFGESCDHLHLIETVADAGSGDLDRLHFYVFEMGKDNPSWSLLYTVDLRGVWDVYPETNAPPHDENLGVLSWWGVLAAPVFFARGAKGEDDKVYLINPESILCYNLADRTCRKIFALNSCIAVNLSWSHTMVEGFPFALSLFSP; from the coding sequence ATGAGCCTGCAAGCGCCATTTCTTGGAGTAGCAGCAGAATTACTTCTGATTCTTCGTTTCATCGCTACAAATAGCGAGGCCAAAGAGAAACAGAGGGCAAAGAAGCATTCAGAtctcagagagggagagagacgTCGTCCTCTTCCTCACCCAGCAGCCATGGCGCCCAAAAGCGACCTGATCGCGTTCGAGATCCTCCCCAGGCTGCCGGCGAAGTCCGTCATTCCATTCAAGAGCGTCTGCAAGCAGTGGCTCGCCCTGGCCTCCGATCCCTTCTTCCTCGCCGTCCGCACCCGCTGCAACACCCTCACTGTCTCCGGCCTCCTCATCCAAGACACCGTGGAGGGCCACCTCTCCTCCTTCTCCGTCGACGGTGGCGCCTCGCCAGTCCTTCCCGACCCCTCACTCTCCTCCCCCGACCACCGATTCGCTGCCGCCCGTGGCTTCCTCGTCCTGCAGTCCTGCAACGGCCTGCTCCTCTGCCGAAGCCGCTGGCAGCTGCCGTCGTCGAGCCAATTCCTCCTCAATCCCACCACAATGCAGTACAGGCAAATCCCCAACCCTCCTACCGACCACTATCCATTCAAACATGGGTTCTTGCTTGCTTTCGATCCTTTGACATCCTTCCAGAATAGAATTGCCTGCCTGTGCTCCAACTCCACGTCCACTCCATTCCATCCCACAGCTCCTCTGTTTCACGTCGAGATGTACTCGTCGGATACCGGTGCATGGGAGCTCTCGAGGAGGACTGTGCCGGGCGGTAGAATTATAAAGAAAGGTGTTTACTGGAATGGCGCACTGAACTGGATCACTGAAAATGCTTTCCTTGTCTCCTTTGATGTTGAGCAACAGGTGGTGGAGACCACCTGGTTGCCGTGACGGGAATACCGTGGGGTGATGCTTCACTTTGGAGAGTCTTGCGACCACCTGCACTTGATTGAGACTGTAGCCGACGCTGGTAGCGGTGATTTGGACCGGCTGCATTTCTATGTTTTTGAGATGGGCAAAGATAATCCAAGCTGGTCTTTATTGTACACTGTTGACCTCAGGGGAGTGTGGGATGTGTATCCTGAGACTAACGCCCCGCCCCATGATGAGAATCTTGGGGTTTTATCTTGGTGGGGCGTCCTTGCAGCTCCTGTCTTTTTTGCTCGAGGAGCGAAAGGAGAAGATGACAAGGTGTATTTGATCAATCCCGAGAGCATTTTATGTTATAACCTTGCAGATAGGACCTGCCGCAAAATTTTTGCTCTGAATTCATGCATCGCAGTAAATCTGTCCTGGTCACACACAATGGTCGAGGGCTTCCCATTCGCTCTCAGTCTCTTCTCTCCATGA
- the LOC105052925 gene encoding F-box protein At5g07610-like, whose product MGRRRRKRGQRSTRSSEREMSPSSSLTVEVPSDLIAFEILPRLPAKAVLRFKCVCKQWLALASDSFFLTAHTRYNPFTVSGFLIQEISSGHLSSFSIDGGASPAIPDPSLSSLNRLFAETYGFVVCQSCNGLLLCRSSWGLPSVVLYLVNPTTMLYRQIPSPPTDIYPIKYHFMLAFDPSTSFQYRIACINSNIRTLALDPTVPEYHIKIYSSDTGAWELSRETLPRGRIMQKGVYWNGALNWVNENDLLVSFDVDQQVVKTTRMPPRDHRGVTLYFGESRGRLHLIETVASPGGGVIDWLRFHVFEMGKNNPSWSLLYNVDLNGVRDEYAGTKSPIPHELALRALSNWGIRAVPFFFAREGEGEDDKLYFTYLENIFCYNLADGTCRKIFVLSPHAMHLDSSNMITALLPFAHSLFSP is encoded by the coding sequence ATGGGGAGGCgaaggagaaagagagggcaAAGAAGCACTCGGAGCTCAGAGAGAGAGATGTCGCCCTCTTCCTCATTAACAGTCGAGGTCCCCAGCGACCTGATCGCTTTCGAGATCCTCCCCAGGCTGCCGGCGAAGGCCGTCCTCCGATTCAAATGCGTCTGCAAGCAGTGGCTCGCCCTGGCCTCCGATTCCTTCTTCCTCACCGCCCACACCCGCTACAACCCCTTCACCGTCTCCGGATTCCTCATCCAAGAAATCTCGTCAGGCCACCTATCCTCCTTCTCCATCGACGGCGGCGCCTCGCCGGCCATCCCCGACCCCTCACTCTCCTCCCTCAACCGCCTATTCGccgaaacgtatggcttcgtagTCTGCCAGTCCTGCAATGGCCTCCTCCTCTGCAGGAGCAGCTGGGGTCTGCCGTCCGTGGTCCTATACCTCGTCAATCCCACAACCATGCTGTACAGGCAAATCCCCAGCCCCCCTACCGACATCTATCCAATCAAATACCACTTCATGCTTGCCTTCGATCCTTCCACATCCTTTCAGTATCGAATTGCCTGCATCAACTCCAACATCAGGACCCTTGCGTTAGATCCCACAGTTCCTGAGTATCACATCAAGATATACTCGTCGGATACCGGTGCATGGGAGCTCTCGAGGGAGACTCTGCCGCGCGGTAGAATTATGCAGAAAGGTGTTTACTGGAACGGCGCACTGAACTGGGTCAACGAAAATGATCTCCTTGTCTCCTTTGATGTTGACCAGCAGGTGGTGAAGACCACCCGGATGCCGCCACGGGATCACCGCGGGGTGACGCTTTACTTTGGAGAGTCTCGCGGCCGCCTGCACTTGATCGAGACTGTAGCCAGTCCTGGTGGCGGTGTTATCGACTGGCTGCGTTTCCATGTTTTTGAGATGGGAAAAAACAATCCGAGCTGGTCTTTATTATACAATGTTGATCTCAATGGAGTGAGGGATGAGTATGCTGGGACTAAGTCGCCGATTCCTCATGAGCTTGCTCTTAGGGCATTATCTAATTGGGGCATCCGTGCGGTTCCTTTCTTCTTTGCTCGAGAAGGAGAAGGGGAAGATGACAAGTTGTATTTTACCTATCTCGAGAATATTTTTTGCTATAACCTTGCAGATGGGACCTGCCGCAAAATTTTTGTCCTTAGTCCACACGCAATGCATCTGGACAGTTCTAACATGATAACCGCCCTCCTGCCATTTGCTCACAGTCTCTTctctccatga
- the LOC105052928 gene encoding F-box protein At5g07610-like, protein MATIADLDGRQMKAVEKERANKKHSELREGEDIAPFLSINHGPQKRPDRFQILSRLPAKSVVRFKSVCKQWLALASDPVFLAAHTRCSPLTVSGLLIQDSFRGNLFSFSVDGGASPVLPDPSLSSLDHRFGDGGPLHVLQSCNGLLLCTKPGQMLSKSHILLNPTTMQYRQIPNPPTDLYSNKYQFMLAFDPSTSLQYRIACLSSNITLPSFDPTTHVEIYSSDTSAWELSRETVPGGSISQKGVYWNGALHWITENAFVVSFDVEQQVVKTTWLPSGDRGGTLLYFGESRGHLHLIETGDGKDSSYVDWMHFQVFEMGKDNASWSLLHIVDLCQVWDVYGYMYPTPCFENALGISSDWSFRAAPVFFARGGRGEDDMVYLISPEKIVCCNLADRTCRRIFAMNSRITLRPFWSFKTIQCFPFAHSLFSP, encoded by the exons ATGGCGACCATAG CTGATTTGGACGGTAGACAGATG AAGGCGGTGGAGAAAGAGCGGGCAAACAAGAAGCATTCAGAGCTGAGAGAGGGAGAAGACATCGCTCCGTTCCTCTCCATCAACCATGGCCCCCAAAAGCGACCTGATCGCTTTCAAATCCTCTCCAGGCTGCCGGCGAAGTCCGTTGTCCGATTCAAGAGCGTCTGCAAGCAATGGCTCGCCCTGGCCTCCGATCCCGTCTTCCTCGCCGCCCACACCCGCTGCAGCCCCCTCACCGTCTCCGGCCTCCTCATCCAAGACAGCTTTCGGGGcaacctcttctccttctccgtcGACGGCGGTGCTTCGCCAGTTCTTCCCGACCCCTCACTCTCCTCCCTCGACCACCGATTCGGTGACGGCGGCCCCTTGCACGTCCTGCAGTCCTGCAATGGCCTGCTCCTCTGCACAAAACCCGGGCAGATGCTGTCGAAGAGCCACATCCTCCTCAATCCCACCACCATGCAGTACAGGCAAATCCCCAACCCCCCTACTGATCTCTATTCAAATAAATACCAGTTCATGCTTGCTTTCGATCCTTCCACATCCCTCCAGTATCGAATTGCCTGCCTCAGCTCCAACATCACGCTCCCTTCGTTCGATCCCACAACTCACGTCGAGATATACTCGTCGGATACCAGCGCATGGGAGCTCTCAAGGGAGACTGTGCCGGGCGGTAGCATTTCACAGAAAGGTGTTTACTGGAATGGTGCACTGCACTGGATCACTGAAAATGCTTTCGTTGTCTCCTTTGATGTTGAGCAGCAGGTGGTGAAGACCACCTGGTTGCCGTCAGGGGATCGCGGGGGGACGCTGCTTTACTTTGGAGAATCTCGCGGCCACCTGCACTTGATCGAGACTGGGGACGGCAAGGATAGCAGTTATGTGGACTGGATGCATTTCCAAGTTTTTGAGATGGGAAAAGACAATGCGAGCTGGTCTTTATTACACATTGTTGATCTCTGCCAAGTGTGGGATGTGTATGGTTACATGTACCCCACGCCCTGTTTTGAGAATGCTCTTGGGATTTCATCTGACTGGAGCTTCCGTGCAGCTCCTGTCTTTTTTGCTCGAGGAGGAAGAGGGGAAGATGACATGGTGTATTTGATCAGTCCCGAGAAAATTGTATGTTGTAACCTTGCAGATAGGACCTGCCGCAGAATTTTTGCTATGAATTCACGCATCACCCTACGTCCGTTCTGGTCCTTCAAGACAATCCAGTGCTTCCCATTCGCTCACAGTCTCTTCTCTCCATGA
- the LOC105037197 gene encoding F-box protein At5g07610, translating to MEGEEEFGAQREREMSSSSSSAAKATISNRTAFEILSRLPEKSVLRFKCVCRQWLALASDPLFLDAHTRRNPLTVSGFLIHEIGSGRLSSYSVDGGASAVLPDPSLSYLDHLFAESCGFAVCQSCNGLLLCRSRSPLLSSSQFLVNPTTMQYRQIPNPPTDVYPFKYQFMLAFDPSTSLRYRIACLCSNNTPPAFDLGAPPFHVEIYSSETGAWELSRVLVPGGRITQNGVYWNAALNWVTENGLLVSFDVDRQLVRTIRLPLRDPCGVMLYLGESRGHLHLIETAANVGRVGC from the exons ATGGAGGGCGAAGAAGAATTCGgagctcagagagagagagagatgtcgtCCTCTTCGTCATCGGCAGCCAAGGCCACCATCAGCAACCGGACCGCTTTCGAGATCCTCTCCAGGCTGCCGGAGAAGTCCGTCCTCCGATTCAAGTGTGTCTGCAGGCAGTGGCTCGCCCTGGCCTCCGATCCTCTCTTCCTCGACGCCCACACCCGCCGCAACCCCCTCACCGTGTCCGGCTTCCTCATCCATGAAATCGGGTCGGGCCGCCTCTCCTCCTACTCCGTCGACGGCGGCGCCTCGGCAGTCCTCCCCGACCCCTCACTCTCCTACCTCGACCACCTATTCGCTGAAAGCTGTGGCTTCGCGGTCTGCCAGTCGTGCAACGGCCTGCTTCTCTGCAGAAGCCGCTCGCCGCTTCTGTCGTCGAGCCAATTCCTCGTCAATCCCACCACCATGCAGTACAGGCAAATCCCCAACCCTCCGACTGACGTATATCCATTCAAATACCAGTTCATGCTTGCTTTCGATCCTTCCACATCCCTCCGGTATCGAATTGCCTGCCTCTGCTCCAACAACACGCCCCCTGCGTTCGATCTCGGAGCTCCTCCGTTTCACGTCGAGATATACTCGTCGGAAACCGGTGCATGGGAGCTCTCGAGGGTGCTTGTGCCGGGCGGTAGAATTACTCAGAATGGTGTTTACTGGAATGCCGCACTGAACTGGGTCACCGAAAATGGTCTCCTTGTCTCCTTTGATGTTGACCGGCAACTGGTGAGGACCATCCGCCTGCCGCTACGGGATCCCTGCGGCGTGATGCTTTACCTCGGAGAGTCTCGCGGCCACCTGCACTTGATTGAGACTGCGGCCAACGTTGGTAGAG TTGGATGCTAA
- the LOC105052929 gene encoding probable isoaspartyl peptidase/L-asparaginase 2: MGGWAIAVHGGAGVDPNLPAERQEEAKRVIARCLHIGITALRGGAAAVDVVEMVVRELETDPVFNSGRGSALTRRGTVEMEASIMDGHGRRCGAVSGLSTVKNPVSLARLVMDKSPHSYLAFDGAEEFAREQGVEVMDNSYFVTEENVGMLNLAKEANSILFDYRVPVPGVETCSASAGSMVDNPLQMNGLPISVYAPETVGCVVVDGNGCCAAATSTGGLMNKLTGRIGDSPLIGCGTYACELCAISCTGEGEAIIRSTLARDVAAVMEYKGLGIQEAVDFAIKSRLDKGQAGLIAVSRHGEVACGFNTTGMFRGSATEDGFMKVGIW; the protein is encoded by the exons ATGGGAGGCTGGGCGATCGCCGTGCATGGGGGCGCTGGTGTGGATCCCAACCTTCCGGCGGAGCGGCAGGAGGAGGCGAAGCGCGTCATCGCGCGGTGCCTGCACATAGGCATAACCGCCCTCCGCGGCGGCGCCGCCGCGGTGGACGTGGTGGAGATGGTGGTCCGGGAACTGGAGACGGATCCGGTGTTCAACTCCGGGCGAGGGTCGGCGCTGACGCGCCGGGGGACGGTGGAGATGGAGGCCAGCATCATGGACGGCCACGGCCGCCGGTGCGGCGCCGTCTCCGGCCTCTCCACCGTCAAGAACCCCGTCTCCCTGGCTCGCCTCGTCATGGACAAGTCCCCCCACTCTTACCTCGCCTTCGACGGCGCCGAGGAGTTCGCCCGCGAACAG GGTGTAGAAGTGATGGACAATAGCTATTTCGTCACGGAGGAGAATGTGGGCATGCTGAATCTGGCCAAGGAGGCCAATAGTATCTTG TTTGATTACAGGGTTCCAGTTCCAGGCGTTGAGACATGCAGCGCCAGCGCTGGCTCCATGGTCGACAACCCTCTGCAAATGAATGGCCTCCCGATCAGCGTGTACGCTCCGGAGACCGTCGGGTGCGTGGTGGTCGACGGCAATGGCTGCTGCGCCGCTGCCACCTCCACCGGCGGTCTCATGAACAAGCTGACCGGCCGCATCGGTGACTCGCCGCTGATAGGCTGTGGAACATATGCGTGTGAGCTCTGCGCCATTTCATGCACCGGTGAAGGCGAAGCCATCATACGGAGCACGCTGGCGAGGGACGTGGCGGCGGTCATGGAGTACAAAGGTCTCGGCATCCAGGAGGCGGTGGATTTCGCCATCAAGAGTAGGCTGGACAAAGGCCAGGCCGGGCTCATCGCCGTGTCCAGACATGGCGAGGTGGCCTGTGGATTTAATACCACAGGGATGTTTAGGGGTTCGGCTACTGAGGATGGGTTCATGAAGGTTGGCATATGGTAG